aacatggggattAGGTCTACTCATTAAATATAATGGTTGCTTGATAATTGGTGAAATTTagacttttatttttacttttaaaaacaataccacaaattataaaaacttttcaaaaaaaggttattgttccttgtacttaaattatagtaatttagtgcaatatattttaatatgttaactTATCGttggttattattaattataacaataagGAAGGATTCACAAACACACATAATTACCTATTGAACAAAATCattgattatataaaaatgcaaaaattcaaGCCATTGGCGAGCCCTTTAATAAGGCAGAAACAGTAATTTCAAGACAGCTGCGATAATAGTACGCAAGCGTATTGCGGATTGCGTCAAGTATAAGTTCCCCTAAATTTACCACACAACTTTACTTAAATGTAACTGAATAATTATCTTCATTGTGCACACATATCATTTGATGACGTTACGTTTTCATCCTAAagctaattttcataaaaatcatgtaaattaataaagtatccAAAAGACTATAGGTTAGTAAAAATTGTATACTCACCAATCGATAGTTTTTCGATGTCTGGCATTGTtaattataaatcaaattatgATGAATACAAAAAATTACGCAAAACTtgatagttaaaataatttcgaGAGAAAAACGAGACAATTAGAGAGAAAAGACACGCCAACACTCAAGTTGACACGGACACGGGACAGCTCACAGCTGTAAATTTTGACATAACTACAAATGTCATTGATTTCATGCCATTTTGACACATGACATTAAATGGGTGCTGCCAAATTAAGTTTATCATTTCCTCAAAATGTAATTCCCCAAATTTGtatctaataataatcaatttaaaaaaggcGGAAGTTCTCAACccgattcgtttttttttctctatttatgtgctcctattttttttactagacATTCGTCTACCTCgagatttaattttaagtgatTCTTTAAAATCATCATTAACGACATTTTTAAAAAGTCCCTTTATAATTGCATAAGTGCGCATACCTTAGTTGTTTTTTGGAGTCAATAAAAGACCTAAAAAATCTACCATCCGAATTATTCAGTACGGGCAGCTTGCCAagtataaaatgtgttttttacttGATTATCTGCACCCTGCATGATATACATTGAGTAAACGTAGTATTATAGTTCTTAGGTGCTTTGTTCAGtcgtattttataaatgtatttattaggTGTACTCACTATAAATTCggcgatattttttatttaggtctcccagggTATGCTGTGTGTTTCCCTGAACAGATGCTACGCAGTAAAACCAAATGTATAGAATGTAAAAttcgtttttcataataaaataggtatatattacaCAAATCAATTTATTTCACAACAGTACATTGGTATatcaagaatataataatagacaTTGATTTAACTTCATTTTTCTTGACTTTCACTTTCTTTTTCCTTAAGTCTGTCTCCACAGTCAACCTGACTTTCCCAGTCGCAAAGCTTCGAGTCTGTATTAAAAAGAAGGGGTTCGGGACATGTTATGTCTACTGGTAGTCCACGAGCACACATGTACAAGTGGTTGCAATATTCATGTGCAACGAGCAACCCGTCAGATCCTTCGCGAGCACAAACAGAAAcagcatcgtcatcatcattggTCTCCGGGGTAGGCGTTACCAACTTTCGATTTCCACAGTCCACCTGGTTTGGCCAATCACATACACTTTCGTTCAAATTAAACATAAGTGTCTCTGGACATTTAAACTCGTATGGCTCTCCATtgctacatttataaaatttattgcaatCGTCGTGaggcaaaattttaaaaatcatggTATCTTTGGGACATCCCTTTGCATTCAATTCCATTTCGTCTTCGCCCAAAGCCATGGAGAGGAAGCTTAGCAGAATAATACTTGCAACTGAAAATAATTGATAtgtgtaattatttaaagtaatgaaaaggTAATAGAAAAAGCCGTTATAATCGACCCCGCAAATCCCTTTTCATGCCCTGGGATCGATCTATAAACGTAAAGATAAAATGCTTTGCCCTCGATAATTGCTGGCCCAAAAGATCATGTCACATGTTTGTCAGGAACGATTTCAAATTGTATTTTCATTACTAAAAATTCCGTTGACCTTCAAACTTAGTTTTTACAAAACTACCTAAACAGgtatttttgtaaaactaaGGAATGCATCCGGAAATCAATCATCTTATTAACCCATTTCTGGGCACGGgttcccactacagagcacgggtctccttccacaatgagaagggtgtccaccacgctggcccagtgcggattggtggactccatattcctttgagaacattatcgagaacccgctcacgatgttttcattcaccgttaaagcaagtgatattttaaatacttaaaacgccgataacttagaaaagttagaggtgagtgcatGGATCCGAACTCAGCAGCCCGAAAGTGAAGATGATGTTGATTTATTAGAAAAGTATTAAAACCTGCTGGTTAACTTATGTGAGATACGGAATAAAGAATCTAACTCCACTATCAGTGCTTCAGGTGTTCGAGTAGGATAGACTTAATAAAGGCAAATGGTATGAAATGATCAATCATTCTGCAAAGCGAGATATAACTTGTCTGTAGGTGGGCAGAaccaatgagaatacaaacactagGCATTACTTGTAAATGAatgatacataatataatataataagaacaATAAATTTACGTGACGAGGACACCACTGTAGTCTCATGTACTAAACCTAAGCAAATTATGATTGATTACTTTACCTTTTATCATTTTGATCACTTTCACTTGTTCCTTGGTACTTAAtggcacaaataaaaaattgcacgttatttatactataaattGATCATGTATcagtttgttaaataatatctatacaaGTCAATAGAtaaaattacatgaaaatttgtattaaatagatacttatttaaaaatgttgaactaattatttgataaaataacatGGTGTTTCCATCTAAGTACAAGTACattttgatatataaataaaaatggaagtTTCTGTCTGTCTTTGTTGAAAACAAggtctcttctttttctttaaagTATTGACACgcgtttaaatattttcacgGTGTCTGTCTTTTTGTCTGGGTTAAAAATCCGAACGGCTAACTTATTAAAGAAAACTTCTTGAGGCGCGTTGTGGAAACGTTTgtgcgtatttttatatcacaaacAGATAGATACTTTAGGTAGGCCGTAGGttgatgttatataatatattaaatcattctaTTGTACCTAGTAGATATAACGGTGTAATTCAATGGTCTATATTACAGGCGCCGCGTCGGGATAAATCCTGGGTGAATTAAGGGTGAGCGCCCCTAAACTCGTCTTTACACTCAGGATTATATAAGTATAACACCCCCGCCACGCCCAAAAATAACAAACACTTgcatagttataatattaaggatagtTACAGATCTAAATATATTTAGGTTATGTACCGATACATAAATTCGTATCTCTCGGTAAAATCGATGTTCGCTTGTCATTTTCAATACTAACTGCTAGaacaacataataatatgtataattcaAACCTTGCCTTAATCTAAAATTTagatcaatattttatatttacagtaCCGTTGTTTGCCGTATAATTAATGCATATCTGATGAATTAATGCTACTGGGCGGGACCATTTCTGTTTTTTGAATGTGGAGTGCTAGTTTGTGTATTGCAGCCGGTTCGAACCCGGGTCACAACCCGAGTTCGAACCGGCTAAATGCCGGGGAACCGGGAAAATGGATACGGACAATGGATACGGACCCTTTTCGAAACGAGTTCGAAAAGGGTCCGTATCCATTGGCGTCTTGTGAGCAGTGGCGTCGTAgattggcgtgcataggggaTTTAGGGGagagggtaggcataaagcaggaagatcgcATAAAGTGGAaagattctccttcttttcaagttgtatgaaatttttagggtaggcagtgcatctgtgcgtatatgaagtgcacgccactgattgtgaGTTCTGGACATCCTATTTAATCGGAGGAATCCTACATATGAAAAACCTATCTTTCTTATTCCGTCCGGAAACTGTGGTAacactaaatattttaaattatttttattgaaagactTTAGAACTCCACGCTGCTCCAACACAACTTAATGAGCATTAACGACTATTATAACAAGGTCGTGAAAATAACCGGCACCGACGGCTTTACATGCTCTCCGGGCTTTACGTTGACTCCAAATTTCGGACTCCAGGCCGGTACTAATAATTCCCTAACAAGTAATAGAAAAGCACAATACCTAAAGAGTTTTTGTCCAACCCGGGATTCGTACCCAGCAACTCTTGAtgcatgctaaccactagaccaacgagactTTTCGATTTTCCATTAGTctctttgataataatttattaaaagagcGCAGTCTCGTAACTTACTTAGGAAAGTAAAcatcgatattttattttttcgtttgttGGGCAtgtaattatttactaatacaATTCTGTTCACtacataattacataaaatgtatGTGTACCTTCGTCATTTTGGTCATTTGTTAGTTATTACCAATATAGAGTTCTGGCAGGTTGTTTATATAGCCTAGGTATAGGATATAACACTATTCACTGTAAGATTGTCTTTGTAAGTACAGACTTCGAGTCACATTATTTTGCAcgatcatcatcttcatcatatcaaaccattacctcTACAGGACATGGCTCTCCTCCCAAAGAGAAAGCGTTAAGGCCGGAGTCCACACTGTCCACACCCCTGGCCCAGgcagattgttaaactttatatGCCTTTGAGATCGTTATCGTAAATgtaaggtttcctcacgatgttttaataagcaaagtgatatttaaattgcttaaataaaaaaaaaacacataactccgaaaagttagaggtcggggatcgaactaggTTCCCCCGAAAAGGAGGTCGAAGCTAATAAACTGtcaagataaatattttatactgcTCATGTTGAAAAGAGATAGTGTCAATTTGGTttagtgtcatcatcatcatcatatcaactcattaccggcccactacgctagaatagtgcggattggtggactgcacatgCGTTTGAGagcattacggagaactctcaggcatgcaggtttcctcacgatgttgtccttcaccgttaaagcaattcatactcactttaaaacacatatataacataagaaagttagagttgcgtcctgggatttgaactcggccccccgaaagtgaagccgaagtcctaaccacttggctataaccgcttccaGTTCgagtttagtttatatttaaatagttatttaaataggtatttatttaaatagaaaatggCGATCAACAAGGAGACGTGGGTGGTAGACAAGGCACTGGCAGTGGTGTTGTGGGTGACGCGGCTGTATGGGATGGTACCACTACGCTTCCGGTCCACAGCTACCACTACGGTCGTATACATTTCTCGTCCAATCTACTACCTTGGAATTTTCGTAATAAGTATTATCAGTCAGTATTCCCGGAACGAATTGTTCTAGTTAAGCACTATTTACGCGGAGTATCAGCTATTAGTATACCAAATTGCACTTAAATCCTTTCATacaaatatgaaacaaaaatcTATTTTGATTTCTCCATCGATATATTTTAAGCTTCCAATGATTACTACTTAAATTAGTGTACATACTTTAATTACTCGTAATTTAATCATTgctattagattattattaggTAAATAGCGTAGTTAAGCCTTGGTAATGGTgaccaaataatataaaataagctaGACCTATAAAGGCTAGGCTAGGCTACGCCAATCGAGAGGACTGTCGAAGCCACAGTACTAGCCACAGCCAAGCAACCAGTGCCGCCATCATTGTGGAGTGTTGGAGAATGTGGGGATAGGACTTggaataatactttttttctctttttacatttgacatataatcgagcagagtttccccctacaactacttgatacagaatgaatgcttgagaaggtaatACTTCTTCTattatacggctcaggtaccgtttacaatgttgacaacaaaacgaaccaataataatattttacgatattagtttccggtaagttatttcacaaaatatacttattgttatttttctatttggaaaacattaaatatttagataagtattattacgaattatataaagcaaaatagtgctattaaagcaattctatattaatgaatcttgtagtgacgtcacaacatgtttattgAGTAGCGTAGGTAGCCAGGTGATCAACCGCTAACAGGAGCATACCCTATTGGCTATTGGGGTCGGCCGTCCTAAAACTAGTCCATCCCTACCGCCGGTCTTGCAGCATTTTTAGCGTTAGACTTTTGCCCTCATCTCTAGACATTACTAGTTGTGTCATGTGGTTTTATTTGTACGTATTATGTAATCACAAGTGAACACAGAAATGTACATGTTACGCTTGTCAACGGGTGTCACACTATTTTGCTAAATTGTTGAAAATGGCGCCAAGAAACGCTTACGGTGGTAAGTTCACATCCAAAGACGCCACGACGACCATATTATAGTAAAGCTCAGCACTAAGACACAGTAGCTGTAGTAgaacttttcagttttcagtAGTAGCTTTccgtggcagagctcgtccggggaagtatctTCTagagccatgcttatttctaaccGAAAGCAGCATCTTAATCGCGCAAGAATCATCAAAGTTGccggcacatgaggcttaacacctactcagggtgtgctcaggagctattcgatttggtcaaacaatctcctttctaccatcgaactgcgaggtaccgaaataatctgcaccgttacgttattgaaataccatcaacacatacacacgtacagcacgttttgcttcttcctttctgatccgcaccgcaaaggcctggaatgccctcccatctttcgtcttccccgatacctacaatctgggtaccttcaaatcaagagtgaataggcatcttctaggcaagcgcgcttcatcttaggctgcatcatcacttaccatcaggtgtgattgcagtcaagcacttgtctatatatttaaaaaaaaaatactactcatcagattgatggacacggggtggcactttgcaggacgtgtccctCGTATTCCCTgcgatgtgttgctctgtttataggctatgggtttccacttaccatcaagaagaagaagaaaaagaaacagtaaggagtaaacagcacacaatgtagacatgcaaaggcagcgttattgctgcaagcaatctcttacaggcaacctttgtagatatgACTTACAGCAacagaacgggatagtgccaagagatAGATagacataaataccaaaatgtaaagatacaaatacatatataatttaaatatacataatatatataaatatatagcaaacataatatatataagtagattttaacacacagttaaaaaaaaaaagaatataaagaatctacttcaaattccatcactcaaagagaggtagtaggtAGGACGATCAAGGTATTGtagtagtagtccttcagacgactcttaaatatcggatttcagcaggcagattgttccagagcataattgtTTAATCCATCAAGGGGGATATCTGCTTGATCtagtaattattactaaaaaaaacgtgCCAATGGAGAATGTACCAGAGAAGCATGAAGTAGTAGAGAGCAACTTTAAAAGAACCTCGCAGTAGCCTTTAAGACATgaagaaaatgaataaaatgtgAGTTTTATTCTGTTACAGATTTGATTGTCGTAGTAGATATGTTATTCGTGCCTGTTACTCAAAAGGCTGCTGAAAACATCGATCCGAAAAGTTCGAATACCAATCGCTTATTGGGcattattgatatatttatcactgtATTTGCATCATGGCATGGCACCTATTGTAGTATGGTgaaaatgaagaaatatttacaATGCACGACGGAAATCAATAAGGTACTCTCAAATTAGCAAGTTTTTGTGTTTTCACGCTGCAGTTCTTTCTGTTATTCGTACTTTGGATAGTGACTCTTTGTTATGCCCACCTGGCCCCATTTACGTAGCAAATGTCGATCAATCAATACTAGACAAAGTATTACTTACAAATTCATACTCAAAATGTGTCCATACTCACATAACATTTCCATCACCATCAAAACCAATTCTCCTACAGTAAGTTATACCACTCgacttttttaatacttaaacttCAAGACATAACGTTTTATGCTAAAACTTTCTGATGCCGTTTGTTTGTTAATTGTATCTAAGTAAAAATTACTCatttgtttttgtgttaaaaaatcTTTCGATCCATGGAACCTGGGTCAGTCGATACGTAAGAACGGCAACTTTAACCCGCATCATCACTGATACTAAGTACTTACTAGCAGttcatccatacaaacttcTGATAACTAAATTTTTCCAATTCGAACTTTCTTTCGTTATTCCACATAATATATCCCACCCAACCGCGTCACGTCGCCATTTTTCTATTGTTCCAGTTACAGGAACAAAAGAGTTACCAATATTTtcaatgtatataaaattattagggCATCATAATAATATCACAGCCACTAcgaatagcctataacagtccactgctggacaaaaggcctcttccaacgggagggtttgcccataagcACCACGTTGcgagctgggcagacgggtcggTGATCGCAAGAGATGGTGGtagtacgacacccgcaggaagagctggggtggtgacaactgtattctgattcgCCGTTACCACAGggcaaataatattcaaaaacaatACAACGCCCTACGAGTTCAGTATAGTGATGGTTTCAGACTGCCGTTGGGTttaccccgttattgtagtgcatcagaaatgttcgcgagagctcatactgatgacttttttgccatcagaagaaaacgaatagcatccttgatgaaaagaacgtgggtaagcagtaacggcattctgaaagcattaataaatcgatacgactctccgatttataagttgtatattaaactccacgaaGGGCCTGGtcgcagaaattttaaattttaactttttgaatattgcatattaatacttaatgtaagtttttttgatttagtttgttttttaattattctgttatgttatagtgtagatgggtcatagataccaaataaataataataataattacgtatATTCATAGTGTATATTCcagctttattttattgtgttcctttatttttcagataaaaaaaagcctcaATTATAGCTATACCTCAGGACCAAAATCATGGCAGGCCACTTTTCTGAtaaccataataatattttatttgtggatTTTGCCACTGCTAGATTTTTGGGAACGTGATGAAGGTATGATTAagcataataatatactaattcATGCTTACTCAGTAATTTCGtctcaattatttataaaaggctAGTTTGAAATGCTATGACGATGGGGTAATAAAGTATTCATGATAATAGAAACAGTCTGGAATGCCCTTcaagcttccattttccccagtacctacctacaatgtgagtaccttcaaatcaagagtgaataggcaatCGCGCTAACTCATAGACAGCaccataacttaccatcaggtgtaaattcagtcaagcgctcgtctacgTAACATACAACGGACTATATAAAATAGGGGATAATTTATAGTGAATGAACTGTAGGTTCTTTTTTACGGTTCATAGAGAACAAATGGGGTCACAGTTTGTATTctaacaataattcacactcaTGTTTAGACATATGCGTGTTATAAAGTCAGAAgtctataataaaattaaaccatTTGTGTGTGCCTGACAAACCATTTGTGTAGGACATAAGgatagaagttataaattataccgtACAGATTCTATATCTTTTCGTGGAGCATAGAAAATTAATCTAGattttaattgataatttaatatcatGGA
This is a stretch of genomic DNA from Pararge aegeria chromosome 12, ilParAegt1.1, whole genome shotgun sequence. It encodes these proteins:
- the LOC120627915 gene encoding protein obstructor-E-like, encoding MALGEDEMELNAKGCPKDTMIFKILPHDDCNKFYKCSNGEPYEFKCPETLMFNLNESVCDWPNQVDCGNRKLVTPTPETNDDDDAVSVCAREGSDGLLVAHEYCNHLYMCARGLPVDITCPEPLLFNTDSKLCDWESQVDCGDRLKEKESESQEK